A window from Dunckerocampus dactyliophorus isolate RoL2022-P2 chromosome 15, RoL_Ddac_1.1, whole genome shotgun sequence encodes these proteins:
- the zgc:92429 gene encoding cysteine and histidine-rich domain-containing protein 1, whose protein sequence is MSTHRPKRARPGPFPFWISPLDRGKFWRGGLQITRDLQEEGRLVDMALLCYNKGCGQKFVADKNKDDSCVFHPGIPIFHDALKGWSCCRKRTTDFSEFLSIKGCTRGPHSNERPCEPLVPEVSSDKATGKHGNGQEIIYQGPKSAEKLQRERPSSDEPKTKLPIRVSSLLARELEKLDISTRAKNEKKESQGAVQGTRCKNAGCKTVYEGPETDMEVCTHHPGGPVFHEGYKYWSCCCIKTMDFNVFLDQKGCTTGKHCWIPKQDKKKVACRHDWHQTANNIVMSIYAKNANPEISSVEANGTVVSCQIQFEEDKLFRRDFHLWGVINVQQSAVNMVPSKVEITLCKADQVAWGKLEDPSYKPEPEPVEETAVDALEAQRPDWDIDDDDISDSDEEWAYDTLPKDAQKESTAAGKRQAGGEDMQNEKRREVEQEMRRAREEQRKAEEEREKVKELRSQEEEEGYEEMPELE, encoded by the exons ATGTCCACCCACAGG CCCAAAAGAGCGCGGCCTGGTCCCTTCCCCTTCTGGATATCTCCACTTGACCGCGGAAAGTTCTGGCGAGGTGGCCTCCAGATTACAAGAGACCTCCAGGAGGAAGGAAGACTGGTCGACATGGCGCTGCTGTGCTACAACAAAGGCTGCGGACAGAAATTTGTGGCAGACAAGAACAAGGATG ATTCCTGCGTCTTCCATCCTGGAATCCCCATCTTCCACGATGCCCTAAAG GGTTGGTCATGCTGCCGCAAGAGGACCACAGACTTCTCAGAGTTCCTCTCCATCAAG GGCTGCACCCGCGGGCCCCATAGCAATGAGAGGCCGTGCGAACCTCTAGTACCCGAGGTGTCGTCAGACAAGGCCACCGGCAAACACGGCAACGGTCAGGAGATCATTTACCAAGGACCCAAATCTGCTGAGAAACTGCAGAGAGAGAGACCAAG TTCAGACGAGCCAAAGACCAAACTGCCCATCAGAGTGTCGTCATTGCTGGCAAGGGAACTGGAGAAACTGGACATCAGCACGAGAGCCAAGAATGAGAAGAAAG AGAGTCAAGGTGCGGTGCAAGGGACGCGATGCAAGAATGCAGGATGCAAAACA GTCTATGAAGGCCCAGAAACTGACATGGAAGTCTGCACACATCACCCTGGAGGGCCGGTCTTCCATGAGGG CTACAAgtactggagctgctgctgcatcAAGACCATGGACTTTAACGTCTTCCTGGACCAGAAGGGCTGCACAACAGGGAAACACTGCTGGATACCCAAACAG GACAAGAAGAAGGTGGCTTGCAGACACGACTGGCACCAGACAGCGAACAACATTGTCATGAGCATCTACGCCAAGAACGCCAATCCCGAGATCAGCAGTGTCGAGGCCAATGGGACGGTGGTCTCCTGTCAGATTCAGTTTGAGGAGGACAAGCTTTTCAGGAGAGACTTCCACCTTTGGGGG GTCATTAATGTCCAACAGAGCGCCGTCAACATGGTGCCCTCCAAAGTGGAAATCACCCTCTGCAAGGCCGACCAGGTGGCTTGGGGCAAACTGGAGGATCCCAGCTACAAACCGGAGCCGGAGCCCGTGGAGGAAACGGCGGTGGATGCCCTTGAGGCGCAGCGCCCCGACTGGGACATTGACGACGATGACATCAGCGACTCGGACGAAGAGTGGGCCTACGACACGCTGCCAAAGGATGCACAAAAGGAGTCAACAGCTGCAGGGAAGAGGCAGGCGGGCGGGGAAGACATGCAAAATGAAAAGAGGAGAGAGGTGGAGCAGGAGATGAGGAGAGCCAGGGAGGAGCAGAGGAAGGCCGAGGAGGAGAGGGAGAAAGTGAAGGAGCTTAGGAgtcaggaggaagaggagggataCGAAGAAATGCCCGAACTGGAGTGA
- the LOC129168218 gene encoding AP-1 complex subunit sigma-1A isoform X1, translated as MMRFMLLFSRQGKLRLQKWYTATAERDKKKMVRELMQIVLARKPKMCSFLEWRDLKIVYKRYASLYFCCAVEEQDNELITLEVIHRFVELLDKYFGSVCELDIIFNFEKAYFILDEFLMGGEIQDTSKKSVLKAIEQADILQEVFEFFQMNLNYSFQGFKGRRVTQERAGGDGLGVVTLQTT; from the exons ATG ATGCGCTTTATGCTGCTGTTCAGTCGGCAGGGCAAGCTGCGGCTGCAGAAGTGGTACACGGCCACAGCGGAGCGCGACAAGAAGAAGATGGTGAGGGAGCTGATGCAAATAGTGCTGGCGCGCAAGCCCAAGATGTGCAGCTTCCTCGAGTGGAGAGACCTCAAGATTGTCTACAAGAG GTACGCCAGCTTGTATTTCTGCTGCGCCGTGGAGGAGCAGGACAATGAGCTGATCACACTGGAAGTCATCCACCGCTTTGTCGAGCTCTTGGATAAATACTTTGGCAGC GTGTGTGAGCTGGACATCATCTTCAACTTTGAGAAGGCTTATTTCATCCTGGACGAATTCCTGATGGGCGGGGAGATCCAGGACACATCAAAGAAAAGCGTCCTGAAAGCCATTGAGCAAGCTGACATACTGcaggaggtctttgaattctttCAAATGAATTTGAATTACAGTTTTCAAGGTTTTAAAG GAAGACGAGTCACCCAGGAGCGTGCTGGAGGAGATGGGCTTGGCGTAGTGACTCTGCAGACCACATAA
- the LOC129168218 gene encoding AP-1 complex subunit sigma-1A isoform X2: protein MMRFMLLFSRQGKLRLQKWYTATAERDKKKMVRELMQIVLARKPKMCSFLEWRDLKIVYKRYASLYFCCAVEEQDNELITLEVIHRFVELLDKYFGSVCELDIIFNFEKAYFILDEFLMGGEIQDTSKKSVLKAIEQADILQEEDESPRSVLEEMGLA from the exons ATG ATGCGCTTTATGCTGCTGTTCAGTCGGCAGGGCAAGCTGCGGCTGCAGAAGTGGTACACGGCCACAGCGGAGCGCGACAAGAAGAAGATGGTGAGGGAGCTGATGCAAATAGTGCTGGCGCGCAAGCCCAAGATGTGCAGCTTCCTCGAGTGGAGAGACCTCAAGATTGTCTACAAGAG GTACGCCAGCTTGTATTTCTGCTGCGCCGTGGAGGAGCAGGACAATGAGCTGATCACACTGGAAGTCATCCACCGCTTTGTCGAGCTCTTGGATAAATACTTTGGCAGC GTGTGTGAGCTGGACATCATCTTCAACTTTGAGAAGGCTTATTTCATCCTGGACGAATTCCTGATGGGCGGGGAGATCCAGGACACATCAAAGAAAAGCGTCCTGAAAGCCATTGAGCAAGCTGACATACTGcaggag GAAGACGAGTCACCCAGGAGCGTGCTGGAGGAGATGGGCTTGGCGTAG
- the vgf gene encoding neurosecretory protein VGF produces the protein MMASHSISSALILLVLLTRVFDADLSMQSVTPAGVAVSGDTEDRDEGRMEKRAPKGDDLFDDVDPKTLAALLLEALNRTRVESRREEESGAQRDRDGRQKLELLMAAQGQEEAEEKKKAEEEEERMTERVSSRTSSQTLQVQTQQPPAVVGPEQGGGEEEQLNPEELRSLETMMKEFPRLDTAIKRGGDSEPNQRESRGYSSFNDIIPLSKGSFSEKKLKWQEETQKALNMPAFRGGNFMDDFEGNNAATVAQPLQSQQMESDDPEEEEDEVLTPEEEEAQAKAEQEEMRRQAAEAQKAKMEEEKLADIASDMLLRYMVKQNGGSSRKYPATQSDAAADKRSEEEQEDDDIDPQTIDKLIEISNKLHLPADDVVDIISDVEKKKKKDVAPDFITHWQRPQLSSADSFTKSNSFQVSKQPSPAVHILKSWFQEPSSSKGFWSNPADRLPWSKPLKSINQEAWLQTPRPVWTHYPSFYQRKPHQDYYPIYFPPPRPTFRYYVPKPALAFNTLLQRSQDGAYSFLPKQRYLNWMPPRLRKPPAAIYPRRPFSFYPHTAPKPGIPLYQSAPRGHLDKYIEQLLLNRPQD, from the coding sequence ATGATGGCTTCCCACAGCATCTCAAGTGCCCTTATCCTCCTGGTTCTCCTAACAAGGGTCTTTGATGCTGACCTCTCCATGCAGAGCGTCACTCCCGCCGGCGTGGCGGTGTCAGGAGATACGGAGGACAGGGATGAAGGGAGAATGGAGAAAAGGGCACCGAAAGGAGATGACCTCTTTGACGATGTGGACCCCAAAACACTTGCGGCGCTTTTGCTGGAGGCGCTCAACCGCACGCGTGTCGAGAGCAGGCGGGAGGAAGAGTCAGGGGCTCAGCGAGACCGAGACGGCCGACAGAAGCTGGAGTTGTTGATGGCCGCTCAGGGCCAGGAGGAGgcagaggaaaagaagaaggccgaggaggaagaggagaggatGACTGAGCGGGTGTCCAGTCGCACCAGCAGCCAGACCCTCCAGGTCCAGACGCAACAACCCCCAGCTGTAGTGGGGCCGGAGCAAGGTGGCGGCGAGGAGGAGCAGCTCAACCCAGAGGAGCTGAGGAGCCTGGAGACCATGATGAAGGAATTCCCGCGTTTGGACACGGCTATAAAGCGAGGAGGAGATTCAGAGCCAAACCAGCGGGAGAGTCGAGGCTACAGCAGTTTCAACGACATCATCCCGCTCAGCAAGGGCAGCTTCTCCGAGAAGAAGTTGAAATGGCAAGAGGAGACTCAGAAGGCCTTGAACATGCCAGCCTTCAGAGGTGGGAATTTCATGGATGACTTTGAAGGCAACAATGCCGCAACTGTAGCGCAGCCGCTCCAATCACAGCAGATGGAGAGTGATGatccagaagaagaagaggacgaGGTGTTGACtccagaggaagaggaggcgcaGGCCAAGGCAGAGCAGGAGGAGATGAGGAGGCAGGCGGCCGAGGCGCAGAAAgccaagatggaggaggagaagcTGGCTGACATTGCTTCTGACATGCTGCTCCGCTACATGGTCAAGCAGAATGGTGGCAGCAGCAGAAAGTACCCCGCCACGCAGTCTGACGCCGCTGCGGACAAGAGGTCAGAGGAAGAGCAGGAGGACGACGACATTGACCCTCAGACCATTGACAAGCTCATCGAGATCTCCAACAAGCTTCACCTGCCCGCCGACGATGTGGTGGACATCATCAGCGAtgtggagaagaagaagaagaaggatgtGGCACCGGATTTCATAACGCACTGGCAACGCCCACAGTTGTCCTCCGCCGATTCCTTCACAAAATCAAACAGCTTCCAGGTCTCCAAGCAACCTTCCCCAGCGGTCCATATTCTCAAAAGCTGGTTTCAGGAGCCTTCAAGTTCCAAGGGGTTCTGGAGCAACCCTGCTGATCGTCTCCCATGGTCCAAACCTCTTAAGTCCATCAACCAGGAAGCCTGGCTCCAAACGCCGAGACCTGTTTGGACACACTACCCCTCCTTCTACCAGAGGAAACCCCACCAGGACTATTACCCCATTTACTTTCCTCCTCCAAGGCCGACATTCCGGTACTACGTCCCCAAGCCTGCTCTGGCCTTCAACACCCTCCTGCAGCGTTCCCAGGATGGCGCTTACAGCTTCTTGCCCAAACAGCGTTACCTCAACTGGATGCCGCCCCGCTTGAGAAAGCCCCCCGCTGCAATTTACCCCAGACGCCCCTTTTCCTTCTACCCGCACACCGCCCCCAAACCAGGAATCCCTCTGTATCAATCGGCACCAAGGGGACATTTGGACAAATACATCGAGCAGCTACTCTTGAACAGACCACAGGACTAA